A genomic region of Jeotgalibaca ciconiae contains the following coding sequences:
- the yidC gene encoding membrane protein insertase YidC: MSKRKRLLLTLGLVAVVMVLSACGSTEPITSESTGFWDGIIIYNFSRMIIWLSDIFFGSYGMGIIVFTLIIRVILIPLNYFQTKSTRKMQTVQPQIKELQEKYASKDTQTKELLQAEISKVYAENDVNPYMGCLPAIVQMPVMIALYQSISRTEVLSSGTFLWVNLGERDPYFIFPILAAILTFYTSKLTMMTQPDGGGQGKAMMYTMPAMILFMGSSLPSALSLYWTVSNAFSVGQTLMMNNPYKVIKERQEEERKKRELQKALEKAKNPKKKRRK, from the coding sequence TTGTCAAAGCGAAAACGATTACTTTTAACACTCGGATTAGTTGCTGTTGTAATGGTATTGTCAGCATGTGGAAGTACTGAACCAATTACTTCTGAAAGTACTGGATTTTGGGATGGAATCATTATTTATAATTTTTCCCGAATGATTATCTGGCTTTCTGATATTTTCTTCGGAAGTTACGGAATGGGGATTATTGTTTTTACGCTCATTATAAGAGTTATTTTAATTCCATTGAATTATTTTCAAACAAAAAGTACCCGCAAAATGCAAACTGTACAACCGCAAATAAAAGAGCTGCAAGAAAAGTATGCATCGAAAGATACTCAAACAAAAGAATTGTTACAAGCAGAAATTTCGAAAGTATATGCCGAAAATGATGTCAACCCATATATGGGTTGTCTCCCTGCAATTGTTCAGATGCCGGTAATGATTGCATTGTATCAATCGATCAGCCGTACAGAAGTTTTAAGCTCGGGAACATTTTTGTGGGTGAACTTAGGGGAACGAGATCCATACTTTATTTTTCCAATTCTAGCGGCGATTCTAACGTTCTATACTTCTAAGCTAACGATGATGACCCAGCCTGATGGCGGCGGTCAAGGAAAAGCAATGATGTATACAATGCCCGCGATGATTTTATTTATGGGGAGTAGTTTACCAAGTGCCCTTTCTCTTTACTGGACAGTAAGTAACGCTTTCTCAGTTGGTCAAACATTAATGATGAACAATCCTTACAAAGTTATTAAGGAGCGCCAGGAAGAAGAGCGTAAAAAACGAGAATTGCAAAAAGCGCTAGAAAAAGCAAAAAATCCGAAAAAGAAAAGAAGAAAATAA
- the jag gene encoding RNA-binding cell elongation regulator Jag/EloR: MENEKIVVRDTTVDKAISKGLAQLNLGTHDVDIKIISEGKKGLFGFGQKDAEVELTPKHLPEMKEPGNISVFENEERADYISENIEEENLDAEEEGYGYSDSIEFETVDEDEIENDDDEDFEEDFSEEEDSNSESSREEAISKVIDYLTTTVEVYGAAATVSVEETQNIITFNIESDKPGLIIGKHGKIINALQTLAQTVYQQNERKRVSIVVNVGDYRERRAKILENIADRTAERVFRTKQPVFLEPLPAFERKQIHARISKNDRLSTHSEGKEPHRYLVVEIAE; encoded by the coding sequence ATGGAAAATGAAAAAATTGTAGTAAGAGATACAACGGTTGATAAGGCAATCAGCAAAGGGTTAGCTCAACTTAATTTAGGAACCCATGATGTTGACATCAAAATCATTTCTGAAGGAAAAAAAGGTCTGTTTGGTTTTGGTCAAAAAGATGCAGAAGTTGAATTGACACCCAAACATCTTCCCGAAATGAAAGAACCAGGAAATATTTCTGTTTTTGAGAATGAAGAACGTGCAGATTACATTTCAGAAAACATCGAGGAAGAGAACCTGGATGCGGAAGAAGAAGGATACGGCTACTCAGACTCGATTGAATTTGAAACAGTAGATGAAGACGAGATTGAGAATGATGACGACGAAGACTTTGAAGAAGATTTTTCTGAGGAAGAGGATTCGAATTCAGAATCTTCTCGAGAAGAAGCAATTAGCAAAGTAATAGATTATTTAACAACAACTGTAGAGGTATATGGTGCCGCTGCAACTGTATCGGTAGAAGAAACACAAAATATCATTACGTTTAATATTGAGAGCGATAAGCCAGGACTCATTATTGGAAAGCATGGGAAAATTATCAATGCTTTACAAACATTGGCACAAACTGTTTACCAGCAAAACGAACGCAAACGCGTTTCTATTGTAGTAAATGTTGGGGATTATCGTGAGCGTCGAGCAAAAATTCTAGAAAATATTGCAGATCGGACGGCTGAAAGAGTATTCCGTACGAAACAGCCGGTATTTTTAGAGCCGCTGCCTGCTTTTGAAAGAAAACAAATCCACGCTCGCATCAGTAAAAATGATCGACTATCGACTCACTCAGAAGGAAAAGAACCACATCGTTACTTAGTAGTTGAAATAGCAGAATAG
- the aroQ gene encoding type II 3-dehydroquinate dehydratase, with protein MKKFIMLHGVNHNMFGKRDPKQYGTITLDEIDESIQKLAQELNVEVETFQTNHEGEMVEKIHEAFLNKLDGVIINAGAWTHYSYAIRDALAILTVPVVEIHMSNIHAREAFRHESVFAEIITGQISGFGEESYLLGVRAAVAASK; from the coding sequence ATGAAAAAATTCATTATGTTGCATGGTGTGAACCATAATATGTTCGGAAAACGTGATCCAAAGCAATATGGGACGATTACGCTAGATGAGATTGACGAAAGCATCCAAAAATTAGCGCAAGAATTAAATGTAGAAGTGGAAACTTTTCAAACGAATCATGAAGGTGAGATGGTTGAAAAAATTCACGAGGCTTTCTTGAATAAATTGGATGGTGTCATTATCAATGCAGGCGCGTGGACCCATTACAGCTATGCCATTCGGGATGCTTTAGCTATTTTAACGGTACCCGTTGTTGAAATTCATATGTCTAATATTCACGCGCGAGAAGCATTCCGTCATGAATCTGTTTTTGCAGAGATTATAACTGGACAGATTTCTGGTTTTGGAGAAGAAAGTTATTTATTAGGGGTTCGTGCTGCAGTTGCTGCTAGCAAGTAA
- a CDS encoding YeiH family protein — protein sequence MLVVLLPGLLVSILISIISQFLAIYIPNLGAALIAILLGMIVGNTILTHPRLNPGTQFSEKRLLEFAIVLNGLTLDFQMMKGIGFMGLLFVFLQMTFTIIVAILLGKLFKFTKVFSLLMAAGNAVCGTAAIGTVSPVLDANSKEKGMAITTVNVVGTVLMMILPVISLLLYNNETIASSALIGGVVQSVGQVVASAKLINDDVVNLATVFKLIRVLMIAVVAIVFGRLNLEEGKGLFSETKQKDNSQSAVKIKIPWFIIGFLLLFIIRSLNILPADAIVTTKSISTQFEVTALAAIGMRVNFKDIVKEGPKVMLYGSFIGVLQVVMAISLIAFLF from the coding sequence ATGCTTGTTGTACTTTTACCGGGATTGCTGGTCAGTATCCTTATTTCGATCATCAGTCAATTCCTTGCAATTTATATACCAAATTTAGGGGCTGCTTTAATTGCGATTCTACTTGGAATGATTGTGGGTAATACAATATTGACTCATCCAAGATTAAATCCAGGTACACAATTTTCAGAAAAACGCTTATTGGAATTTGCGATTGTTTTAAATGGTCTTACCTTGGATTTTCAAATGATGAAAGGGATTGGCTTTATGGGTCTTTTATTTGTTTTTCTTCAAATGACGTTCACCATTATCGTTGCAATCCTGCTTGGCAAGTTATTTAAGTTCACCAAAGTTTTTTCTTTATTAATGGCTGCTGGGAATGCGGTCTGCGGAACAGCTGCAATCGGAACCGTTTCACCCGTTTTGGATGCAAACAGTAAAGAAAAAGGGATGGCAATCACAACTGTCAATGTAGTTGGTACTGTACTAATGATGATTCTTCCAGTCATCAGTTTACTTCTATATAATAACGAGACCATTGCAAGCTCCGCTTTAATTGGCGGTGTAGTTCAATCGGTTGGTCAAGTGGTTGCCTCTGCAAAACTAATTAATGATGATGTAGTGAACCTTGCGACAGTCTTTAAATTGATTCGCGTGCTAATGATTGCAGTAGTGGCTATTGTTTTTGGAAGATTAAACTTGGAAGAAGGCAAGGGACTTTTTAGTGAAACGAAACAAAAAGATAACTCTCAATCTGCTGTCAAAATAAAAATCCCGTGGTTTATTATTGGATTTCTTCTGTTATTTATTATTAGAAGTTTAAATATTTTACCAGCTGATGCTATTGTGACTACGAAAAGCATCAGCACACAATTTGAGGTCACAGCTTTAGCTGCGATTGGCATGCGTGTAAATTTTAAAGATATTGTCAAAGAAGGACCGAAAGTCATGCTATATGGGTCATTTATTGGCGTGCTTCAAGTAGTAATGGCTATTTCTTTAATTGCTTTTCTATTTTAA
- a CDS encoding methyl-accepting chemotaxis protein, giving the protein MDTTEKIKKEKKKIDWGQIKDKFKQLEWRRFGLKYQTIRVRLLFSFSLVIVFMIALGIGNYITFNRVNESIGEIVEEDFVLQQNYDKISYYMAQRISAVRGYLLTGRESYIVEFNNYKQWSKENEELISKLDNSISNQNLFATMNTWNETVQENVFDLVADGNRAEAMLNMNGNVNPKAEQIISDIAGRATTKSAEIRLEINALMKTIDRSINTMIIAVIVIILLSIAVAIFFANYFSKAISSVVIRLKSLQDGLLNQELLEVEGAGELAELGHSANALQESLYEIMTIVSLGAEDLAQQSEELSQSSNEVKSGSEQVAITMQELSIGTENQAHSASTLAANMESYNEKFTDVYENSGKVTEYSEDVLNLSGKGKELMNSSSQQMEKINEIVQDATLKMSELDKGTKEISKLVDIIQSVSKQTNLLALNAAIEAARAGEHGRGFAVVAEEVRKLSEQVADSVKEITLFVENINREANDVSDSLQEGYKEAEEGLIGIKATSDTFDEITDSLQNVVVNINDIRNNLQGLTETGQEMNHSISEIASVSEESAAGVEETSAASQQINSTMEEVSVNAGQIAKLAEEMNQIVQKFQLFP; this is encoded by the coding sequence TTGGATACAACAGAAAAAATCAAAAAAGAAAAGAAAAAAATTGATTGGGGTCAGATAAAAGATAAGTTCAAACAATTAGAATGGAGAAGGTTTGGATTAAAGTACCAAACGATTCGAGTAAGATTGCTTTTTAGTTTTTCCTTAGTCATTGTATTCATGATTGCATTGGGAATTGGAAATTATATTACTTTTAATCGTGTAAATGAGAGTATAGGAGAAATTGTTGAAGAAGATTTTGTTTTGCAGCAAAACTATGACAAAATTTCCTATTACATGGCTCAGCGAATTTCGGCAGTTAGAGGATATTTATTGACTGGAAGAGAAAGCTATATTGTAGAATTCAATAATTATAAGCAGTGGAGCAAAGAAAATGAAGAACTTATCAGCAAATTAGATAATTCAATTTCTAACCAAAATTTATTTGCAACAATGAATACTTGGAATGAAACCGTTCAGGAGAATGTATTTGATTTAGTAGCGGATGGAAATCGTGCGGAAGCAATGTTAAACATGAATGGAAATGTGAATCCTAAGGCAGAACAAATTATTAGTGATATTGCAGGAAGAGCAACCACTAAATCGGCTGAAATAAGGTTAGAAATCAATGCTCTTATGAAAACGATAGATCGCTCCATAAATACAATGATTATTGCTGTAATCGTAATTATTCTTTTGTCCATAGCAGTGGCTATTTTCTTTGCTAATTATTTTTCAAAAGCAATCAGCAGCGTAGTTATCCGTTTGAAATCTCTCCAAGACGGTTTGCTAAATCAAGAATTACTTGAGGTGGAAGGTGCAGGGGAACTTGCCGAATTAGGACACTCGGCAAATGCACTACAAGAAAGTTTATATGAAATTATGACAATTGTCAGCTTGGGAGCGGAGGATCTCGCACAACAAAGTGAAGAACTATCTCAATCCTCTAATGAAGTAAAGTCAGGTTCAGAGCAAGTTGCTATTACCATGCAAGAATTGTCAATCGGTACAGAAAATCAAGCTCATTCTGCAAGTACTCTAGCCGCTAATATGGAATCATATAATGAGAAATTTACAGATGTATATGAAAACAGCGGTAAGGTAACAGAGTATTCTGAAGATGTATTGAATCTTTCTGGAAAAGGGAAAGAATTGATGAATTCTTCCAGTCAACAAATGGAAAAAATCAATGAAATTGTTCAAGATGCTACTTTAAAAATGAGTGAATTAGACAAAGGGACAAAAGAAATCAGCAAGTTGGTTGATATTATCCAAAGTGTGTCAAAACAAACCAATTTACTGGCTTTGAATGCCGCTATTGAAGCAGCTAGAGCAGGAGAACATGGTCGAGGGTTTGCGGTCGTTGCTGAGGAAGTTCGTAAATTGTCAGAACAAGTAGCTGATTCAGTAAAAGAAATTACTTTATTTGTTGAAAATATTAATCGCGAAGCAAATGATGTCAGCGACTCACTCCAAGAAGGTTATAAAGAAGCTGAAGAAGGATTGATTGGAATCAAGGCAACAAGTGATACGTTCGATGAAATTACTGACTCGCTTCAAAATGTTGTTGTAAACATCAACGATATTCGCAATAATCTACAAGGATTAACAGAAACAGGACAAGAAATGAATCATTCTATTTCTGAAATTGCGTCTGTATCAGAAGAGTCTGCGGCTGGAGTAGAAGAAACCTCTGCAGCTTCTCAACAAATTAATAGCACAATGGAAGAAGTCTCTGTAAATGCAGGGCAAATTGCAAAATTAGCTGAAGAAATGAACCAAATTGTTCAAAAATTTCAATTATTCCCATAG
- a CDS encoding chemotaxis protein CheW — protein sequence MEQFILFMSNNQKIALPIHVVERIIEFDKGIAMPDTSDYLMGLHRYNEENIVLIDMNSRLFNKTIEATEDSKIIVVDWKDKKIGLAVDQVTTVQKFESGQDKKQMDDNKTKYIVETFQLQEEIVLHLDVENLFSEEASREIITVLEK from the coding sequence ATGGAACAGTTTATTCTTTTTATGTCTAATAATCAAAAAATTGCTTTGCCCATTCATGTGGTTGAACGAATCATTGAATTCGATAAAGGAATCGCAATGCCGGATACTTCTGATTATTTAATGGGTTTACATCGCTACAATGAAGAAAATATTGTCTTAATTGATATGAATAGCCGCCTTTTTAATAAAACAATAGAAGCTACTGAAGACAGTAAAATTATTGTTGTAGATTGGAAAGACAAAAAAATAGGATTGGCAGTAGATCAAGTAACGACCGTTCAAAAATTTGAATCGGGCCAAGATAAAAAGCAGATGGATGATAATAAAACAAAATATATAGTAGAGACATTTCAATTACAAGAAGAGATTGTTCTTCACCTGGATGTTGAAAACCTATTTTCAGAAGAAGCTTCTAGAGAGATTATTACCGTTCTAGAAAAATGA
- a CDS encoding chemotaxis protein CheD, with protein MQEEAIKVGIGDYKVANSPHSLITVALGSCVGIALYDPVSKVGGLSHIMLPDSTAFRGEKKVEKFADLAIPSLVEELLKIGASSKLEAKIAGGASMFKLKNTIAKEQIGQRNIAAVKKVLAEMQIPIVGEHTGEDYGRTMWLDLEDLTVRIRTAQRQYLNL; from the coding sequence ATGCAAGAGGAAGCAATTAAAGTGGGAATCGGTGATTATAAAGTAGCTAATTCTCCCCATTCATTAATTACCGTCGCATTAGGTTCATGCGTTGGGATTGCACTTTATGATCCCGTTTCAAAAGTTGGAGGACTTAGCCACATTATGCTTCCGGACAGTACTGCTTTTCGAGGAGAGAAAAAAGTAGAGAAGTTTGCTGATTTAGCCATACCTTCTTTAGTAGAAGAGCTGTTAAAAATTGGCGCATCTTCTAAATTAGAAGCAAAAATTGCGGGTGGCGCAAGTATGTTTAAGTTGAAAAATACCATCGCGAAAGAACAAATCGGACAACGAAATATTGCTGCAGTGAAGAAAGTACTTGCTGAAATGCAGATTCCGATTGTCGGTGAACATACTGGAGAAGATTATGGTAGAACGATGTGGCTGGATTTAGAGGACTTAACAGTTAGAATCCGAACAGCTCAACGTCAATATCTCAATTTATAG
- a CDS encoding protein-glutamate methylesterase/protein-glutamine glutaminase, with protein MTTRVLVVDDSAFMRKILTEQISAVEGFEVIGTARSGEDALRKMELLRPDIMTLDVEMPGMDGLQTIKKIREKSDLPVFMLSSLQGKEITIAALESGATDFIEKPRNLLQNAADFQRELAYHLKSVVQNDDEVTQLKDSEPREVEDMLNQDMEAIVIGASTGGPRALMQLIQKLPQSLAIPVFIVQHMPEGFTASFAKRLNDSAKVPVLEARHREKIKAGTVYIAPGNYHMQIHGDEIMLTQTEKRNGVRPAVDHLFESAALLYKNNLLSIILTGMGKDGTNGMKAIKKMGGFSIAQDRESCVVFGMPGSAINAGVVDVCTDLTGISDMINKIARVRK; from the coding sequence GTGACTACACGTGTTTTAGTTGTAGATGATTCTGCATTCATGCGGAAAATATTGACGGAACAAATTTCTGCTGTTGAAGGTTTTGAAGTAATTGGAACTGCTCGAAGCGGTGAAGATGCGTTAAGAAAAATGGAACTTCTTCGACCAGATATTATGACATTAGACGTTGAAATGCCGGGAATGGACGGCTTACAAACCATAAAAAAAATTAGAGAAAAAAGCGATTTACCTGTTTTTATGTTGAGTTCCCTTCAAGGAAAAGAGATAACGATTGCTGCTTTAGAATCAGGAGCGACTGATTTTATTGAAAAGCCACGCAACCTTCTGCAAAATGCGGCAGATTTCCAAAGAGAGTTAGCCTATCATCTAAAATCAGTGGTTCAAAACGATGATGAAGTAACTCAATTAAAGGATAGTGAACCACGAGAGGTAGAAGATATGCTCAATCAAGACATGGAAGCGATTGTCATTGGAGCATCAACAGGCGGACCGAGAGCATTGATGCAGCTGATTCAAAAGTTACCACAATCACTGGCGATTCCTGTCTTTATTGTTCAACATATGCCGGAAGGATTTACAGCGTCCTTTGCCAAAAGATTAAACGATAGCGCAAAAGTACCGGTATTAGAGGCCAGACACCGTGAAAAAATAAAAGCAGGAACAGTTTATATTGCCCCCGGTAATTATCATATGCAGATACATGGAGACGAAATTATGTTGACGCAGACAGAAAAAAGAAACGGTGTCCGTCCAGCTGTTGATCATCTATTTGAATCAGCGGCGCTTCTATACAAAAATAATCTGTTATCAATTATCTTAACAGGAATGGGAAAAGACGGAACAAATGGAATGAAAGCAATCAAAAAAATGGGTGGCTTCTCAATAGCACAAGATAGAGAATCTTGTGTTGTATTTGGAATGCCAGGAAGTGCTATTAATGCAGGCGTTGTAGATGTATGTACGGATTTAACAGGGATTTCTGACATGATAAATAAAATTGCGAGGGTAAGGAAATGA
- a CDS encoding CheR family methyltransferase, producing MTLRFEEFYDWTKSELNLQLDGYKQKQLQRRITTIMKKSGANDLASYAEKIMADAQVKNDFLDYITINVTEFFRNKDIFTEFEHILTQELPQKFPNLKIWSAACSTGAEAYSVAIALKKKNLEKKSKIIGTDIDLTILQKAREGIYRDADIKNVDQTDLQRFFKAEEPFYHLNKDIKELVNFKQHDLILGKYENDFQVIICRNVTIYFNDEIKDNLYRKMSDALVPGGIFFIGATETIYNPAKYGLRKVGSFLYQKIE from the coding sequence ATGACATTGCGATTCGAGGAATTTTATGATTGGACAAAATCAGAATTAAATCTTCAATTAGATGGGTATAAACAAAAGCAGCTGCAGCGTCGAATTACAACCATCATGAAAAAAAGCGGCGCAAATGATTTAGCAAGCTACGCTGAAAAAATAATGGCGGATGCACAGGTGAAAAATGATTTCTTGGATTATATTACTATTAACGTGACAGAGTTTTTCCGTAATAAGGACATTTTCACAGAGTTTGAACACATTCTTACGCAGGAATTACCGCAAAAATTTCCGAATTTAAAAATATGGAGTGCGGCGTGTTCAACAGGGGCGGAAGCCTACTCTGTCGCAATTGCATTAAAAAAGAAAAATTTAGAGAAAAAAAGTAAGATTATTGGTACAGATATCGATCTGACAATTTTGCAAAAAGCACGCGAAGGAATTTATCGTGACGCGGATATTAAGAATGTCGATCAAACTGATCTACAGCGATTTTTTAAAGCGGAAGAACCATTTTATCATTTAAACAAAGACATTAAAGAATTAGTGAACTTTAAGCAACATGACTTAATTTTGGGGAAATACGAGAACGATTTTCAGGTTATTATTTGTCGAAACGTTACTATTTATTTTAATGATGAGATTAAAGACAATTTATATCGAAAGATGAGCGACGCACTTGTTCCAGGAGGGATTTTCTTTATTGGAGCGACAGAAACCATTTATAATCCTGCAAAGTATGGATTAAGAAAAGTCGGTTCCTTTCTGTATCAAAAGATTGAATAA
- a CDS encoding chemotaxis protein CheA: MDDNTQYLEMFFEETDDHLLKLNDLVLDLEQSPTDTTIVDEIFRSAHTLKGMAATMGFTTMTELTHKLENVFSYLKDKNKSANEEIISLVFKSLDALAEIVEDIRNSEEENRDYSDITAMCDRITAEGSQEMTQVDEKPEINTFHSTLETLDESDWEVAEAAEKEGYKAYAIAVKIEEDSMMANARAFLVMSKLEEFGEIIKTEPSPDILEAEDFEHIFKCLYLSELESEVILETIHLVSEVEAALVEPLKKQEATKLTNEEKMVTKKTVTASHHPNHSIRVDIEKLDSFMNLVSELVVYRTQLEDISQKTANKKLEETLSYVSRITNELQSLVINIRMQPLHTVTNRFPRLVRDLSTDTGKPMELVIEGDDTELDRTIVSELGEPLIHLIRNSADHGIEPSERRIELGKNPKGTIKITAYQEGNRVLISVSDDGKGLDSQAIKASAERKGLSTEGLSNQQIQELIFHPGFSTKQEVTKVSGRGVGMDVVKTKIQELGGTIDIVSEPNKGSTFRLSLPLTLSIIPALLVKVERHTLAIPLSVINKVVRINKDAIKQTHDGEVLMENDKAIPVIRLEEQLEMLNDEQEASHLVFVTIEGKTYALAVDSIIRQQEIVIQELGSEISNNNIYLGAAIMGDGSITLILDTTTICLERNRLTND; the protein is encoded by the coding sequence ATGGATGATAATACTCAGTATTTAGAAATGTTTTTTGAAGAAACAGATGACCACTTACTGAAATTAAATGACTTGGTTTTAGACTTGGAACAAAGTCCAACCGATACAACAATCGTTGATGAAATTTTCCGTTCTGCCCATACTTTAAAAGGAATGGCAGCTACAATGGGATTTACAACTATGACAGAATTAACTCATAAACTGGAAAATGTGTTTTCTTATTTGAAAGATAAAAATAAATCTGCAAATGAAGAAATTATTTCTCTTGTTTTCAAAAGTTTGGATGCTTTAGCTGAAATCGTTGAAGATATTCGCAACAGTGAAGAAGAAAATCGTGATTATTCAGATATCACCGCAATGTGTGATCGAATTACAGCAGAAGGTTCTCAAGAAATGACACAAGTAGATGAGAAACCAGAAATTAATACCTTCCATTCAACTTTAGAGACGTTGGATGAATCAGATTGGGAAGTTGCAGAAGCTGCTGAAAAAGAGGGCTATAAAGCTTACGCAATAGCTGTAAAGATAGAAGAAGATAGTATGATGGCAAATGCTCGCGCCTTTTTAGTGATGAGTAAGCTAGAAGAATTTGGTGAAATTATTAAAACAGAACCTTCACCTGATATTTTGGAAGCAGAAGATTTCGAACATATTTTTAAATGTCTCTATCTTTCAGAATTAGAAAGTGAGGTAATTCTAGAAACAATTCACCTAGTGAGTGAAGTGGAAGCTGCTCTTGTTGAACCATTAAAAAAACAAGAAGCGACAAAATTAACAAATGAAGAAAAAATGGTTACTAAAAAGACAGTTACTGCATCTCACCATCCAAATCACTCCATTCGGGTTGACATTGAAAAATTAGATTCCTTTATGAATCTCGTGTCAGAATTAGTCGTTTATCGGACACAGCTAGAAGATATCAGTCAAAAAACAGCCAATAAAAAGCTAGAAGAGACGTTGTCCTATGTTTCTAGAATTACCAATGAATTGCAGAGCTTGGTAATAAACATACGAATGCAGCCTCTTCACACTGTAACGAATCGTTTTCCACGTTTAGTGCGGGATTTAAGTACAGATACCGGTAAACCGATGGAGTTAGTGATTGAAGGCGATGATACTGAATTAGATCGAACAATCGTATCAGAGCTAGGGGAGCCATTAATTCATCTGATTCGAAATAGCGCGGATCACGGAATTGAACCATCCGAACGCAGAATTGAATTAGGGAAAAATCCAAAAGGGACGATAAAAATCACGGCCTACCAAGAAGGAAATCGTGTATTGATCTCTGTATCTGATGATGGAAAAGGCTTGGATTCCCAAGCGATTAAGGCGAGTGCTGAAAGAAAAGGCTTATCTACAGAAGGTTTATCCAATCAACAGATTCAAGAACTTATTTTCCATCCAGGTTTCTCTACCAAGCAAGAAGTTACGAAAGTATCGGGACGTGGAGTGGGAATGGACGTTGTCAAAACGAAGATTCAAGAACTCGGCGGAACAATTGATATTGTCAGTGAGCCGAATAAAGGAAGCACCTTCCGTTTAAGCCTGCCATTGACCTTATCCATTATTCCAGCATTATTAGTCAAAGTTGAACGACATACCTTAGCTATTCCATTGAGTGTGATCAATAAAGTTGTTCGTATAAATAAAGATGCGATTAAACAAACCCATGATGGTGAAGTATTGATGGAAAATGATAAAGCGATACCTGTTATTCGGTTGGAAGAACAATTGGAGATGTTGAACGATGAGCAAGAAGCGAGTCATCTTGTTTTTGTAACGATTGAAGGAAAAACGTATGCATTAGCAGTAGATTCCATTATTCGCCAACAAGAAATTGTGATTCAAGAATTAGGATCAGAAATCAGTAACAATAATATATATTTGGGTGCAGCAATCATGGGGGATGGAAGTATTACCTTGATTCTTGATACCACAACAATTTGTTTAGAAAGGAACCGGTTGACAAATGACTGA
- a CDS encoding chemotaxis protein CheC, which translates to MTEKYTANQLDILKEVINIGGGNAATSLSKLLDKKVNMKVPTIQEMSYDVVFEKIMPADTIVKAVQIQTSGDMAGMFLFVLNEFGFNDITTELLRGYEESQEIAESAVCELVNILVNNFVNAIAKFLELDIQTDVPYIMEDMFGSLLTSAYLEEFQYDENLWVFKNEYWIEDNKWESSLYFVPQDEILENIISKIK; encoded by the coding sequence ATGACTGAGAAATATACCGCAAACCAGTTAGATATTTTGAAAGAAGTTATTAATATTGGCGGCGGAAACGCTGCAACAAGTCTTTCAAAATTATTAGATAAAAAGGTCAACATGAAAGTTCCAACGATTCAAGAAATGAGTTATGATGTCGTTTTCGAAAAAATCATGCCGGCTGATACGATTGTAAAAGCCGTTCAGATTCAAACTTCAGGAGACATGGCAGGAATGTTTTTATTCGTTTTGAATGAATTTGGTTTCAATGATATTACGACAGAACTTCTTCGAGGTTATGAAGAAAGCCAAGAGATAGCAGAGTCAGCTGTTTGTGAGTTGGTTAATATTCTTGTTAATAATTTTGTTAATGCAATTGCGAAATTTTTAGAATTAGATATTCAAACGGATGTTCCATACATTATGGAAGATATGTTTGGATCGTTATTAACAAGTGCTTATTTGGAAGAGTTCCAGTATGATGAAAATCTATGGGTTTTTAAAAATGAATATTGGATTGAGGATAATAAATGGGAATCATCTCTTTATTTTGTTCCTCAAGATGAAATATTAGAAAATATAATTTCAAAGATAAAATAG
- a CDS encoding response regulator, which yields MAKNILIVDDAAFMRMKLKDILEKNGYTVVGEAQNGIEAVDLYKEVKPDLVTMDITMPEMDGIESLKQIKAFDSNAKVIMCSAMGQQGMVMEAIKMGAIDFIVKPFDTARVIKSLSKVTI from the coding sequence ATGGCGAAAAATATTTTAATTGTAGACGATGCAGCATTCATGAGAATGAAATTGAAAGATATTTTAGAGAAAAATGGTTATACAGTAGTGGGTGAAGCACAAAACGGAATAGAAGCAGTTGATTTATATAAAGAAGTTAAACCAGACTTAGTAACAATGGATATTACCATGCCAGAAATGGATGGGATTGAATCGCTAAAACAAATCAAAGCCTTTGATTCGAATGCAAAAGTCATTATGTGTAGCGCAATGGGACAACAAGGAATGGTTATGGAAGCAATAAAAATGGGAGCCATCGATTTTATTGTAAAACCGTTCGATACAGCTCGAGTGATTAAGTCATTAAGTAAAGTTACTATTTAA